Proteins from one Juglans microcarpa x Juglans regia isolate MS1-56 chromosome 1S, Jm3101_v1.0, whole genome shotgun sequence genomic window:
- the LOC121246544 gene encoding UDP-glucuronate 4-epimerase 6-like, producing the protein MLSKMASSPPDTSKTIKIERYNSYLRRVNSTKLLINASSKVLFRATLLIALALIFYFVLHYPPLSDAPSSFHLHTTRRNFLSSALYGPHAGGPSWEKQVRHSSTPRRPNGMSVLVTGAAGFVGSHCSLALKKRGDGVLGLDNFNDYYDPSLKRARQALLLKHQVFIVEGDLNDAPLLTKLFDVVPFTHILHLAAQAGVRYAMQNPQSYVKSNIAGFVNLLEVAKAVNPQPAIVWASSSSVYGLNTENPFSESQRTDQPASLYAATKKAGEEIAHTYNHIYGLSLTGLRFFTVYGPWGRPDMAYFFFTKDILQGKAIDVYRTQDGEEVARDFTYIDDIVKGCVGALDTAEKSTGSGGKKRRPAQLRIYNLGNKSPVPVGKLVSILEGLLSTKAKKHVIKMPRNGDVPYTHANVSLAFRDFGYKPTTDLSTGLRKFVKWYVNYYGIQSKVRKETSAGGNNNDHPEESN; encoded by the coding sequence ATGCTAAGCAAAATGGCTTCTTCTCCGCCAGACACGAGCAAGACCATAAAGATAGAGCGCTACAACAGCTACCTCCGCAGAGTTAACAGCACAAAGCTCCTAATTAACGCCTCCTCCAAGGTCTTGTTCCGCGCCACTCTTCTCATCGCCCTCGCCCTCATCTTTTACTTCGTCCTCCACTACCCTCCGCTTTCCGATGCCCCCAGCTCCTTCCATCTCCACACTACCCGCCGCAACTTCCTCTCCTCCGCTCTCTACGGTCCCCACGCCGGCGGCCCCTCCTGGGAGAAGCAAGTCCGCCACTCCTCCACCCCCCGCCGCCCCAACGGCATGTCCGTCCTCGTCACCGGCGCTGCTGGCTTTGTTGGTTCCCACTGCTCCCTCGCCTTGAAGAAACGCGGCGACGGCGTTCTCGGCCTCGACAATTTCAACGACTACTATGATCCCTCGCTGAAGCGCGCGAGGCAGGCGCTTTTACTCAAACATCAAGTCTTTATTGTGGAAGGAGATTTGAACGATGCCCCATTGCTCACCAAGTTATTCGACGTCGTTCCCTTTACGCACATCCTCCACCTCGCCGCCCAGGCCGGGGTTCGCTACGCCATGCAGAATCCACAATCCTACGTGAAATCCAACATTGCTGGGTTTGTGAATCTCTTGGAAGTTGCCAAGGCTGTGAATCCTCAACCGGCAATCGTTTGGGCGTCGTCCAGCTCCGTCTACGGCCTCAACACCGAGAACCCATTCTCCGAATCGCAGCGGACCGACCAGCCCGCCAGTCTCTACGCCGCAACAAAGAAGGCAGGCGAAGAAATCGCCCACACCTATAACCATATCTACGGGCTTTCCCTCACTGGCTTAAGATTCTTCACGGTGTACGGACCTTGGGGTAGACCAGACATGGCCTATTTCTTCTTCACCAAGGACATCTTACAAGGTAAGGCCATTGACGTGTACAGGACACAGGACGGCGAGGAGGTGGCGCGTGACTTCACGTACATCGACGACATCGTGAAAGGGTGCGTTGGGGCCTTGGACACGGCGGAGAAGAGCACCGGGAGCGGCGGAAAGAAGCGGAGACCGGCGCAGCTGAGGATCTACAATCTAGGAAACAAGTCACCGGTGCCGGTGGGGAAGTTGGTGTCGATATTGGAAGGGTTGCTGAGCACCAAAGCCAAGAAACACGTGATCAAGATGCCGAGGAATGGGGATGTGCCATACACGCATGCCAATGTGAGCTTGGCTTTCAGGGACTTCGGGTACAAGCCCACCACGGATTTGTCCACCGGATTGAGAAAGTTCGTCAAGTGGTACGTGAATTACTATGGGATTCAATCGAAAGTAAGGAAGGAAACCAGTGCCGGTGGCAATAATAATGATCATCCCGAAGAATCCAATTga